The DNA segment GAATgaattaaaaaagaatgaatttTACACCAAGATCATATTCgaaatatatcaaaagGCCGTTGTTTCTGAAGACAATTCTCTAGACGATCTTAGAGTAGTTTTTGATTTATCTCAAGAGTTGGTTCTTGCACTGGATGATCATTTACCTCAACACTACAGGGAACATTTATTAGCAGACGTTGTCAAGGCTATTCTAACGCAAAAGAATGAACTGAAGAGCAGTGTTGTATTCAGTGTGACTGCATTCAATGTCGTGATTTCGAATGTGATAACAGAACCCTTGATCACCCTGCAGTATTTAAAACAGCAAGGGtgtcttgaatttttttttcaggtATGGATTACCGACTATATTCCGAACTATAAAAGGTGCTATGATATCAAATTATCGGTGCTTGCGCTGTTaagaataatatcaaagttAGAAAGCAACGATTATACCATGTTGAGCTTAGAAAGTCTAGTTCCGCAATTAGGTATTACTGTTACACAGCTAGCTTCAAGACTTCCAATGGCATTGAAACAATTAGCTAACCAACGCAAGGAATTCTCGTCATCTGGTctagaagaagatgcaAATTGGGACGAAAATTTCcttgatattgaagacGACGATGaggacgatgaagaaggtaACCTCACCGAAAAATACCTGGAACTAATCAAAAACAGATCAGATTCTTTAGACTTTGTGGACGGTTATGACGCAAAGGAAACCTTTGATGACCTAGAAGAGGATCCATTAACTGGGTCAATTCTGGATGCAGTTGATGTATACAAGGTTTTTAAAGAGTCCATAATGAATTTGCAACACGTTGACAGTAATAGATATCAGGGTATTATGAGACATTTAACTCCAGCCGATCAAGAGCTGTTCATGGGAATTATGAATACTTAGTCAAAGTAAACGGCGATTGTatattaaaagaaatagtGGACTACATAATTTAGATAGATGAGATAGGATAAAAGACATGATTTTCGAAGACCCGGCACCTTTGTTCTGGTCGGTTGAATTTAACATGATATCGGACAATGAATTCGGTAAAGAGTGAtgtacttttttatttagaaTGCGAtgaatctgaaaaaatcacAAGCTTCTATCTTCAAGTTAGGGAAAACGATTATATAGCCTAGTCGAAAAGAAGGATATAAGAAACCTTTTCGgctctttttttgtatacTCCATCCTGGGATCGAATTTCATAATTACAGAACAACATAAATAGTTTATTTGCGTTAAAATGGCGGAAAATGAGAGGATGTACATCTCCTATAATAATATCCACAAGCTTTGTCAAGGAGTGGCCAAGCATATCTTAGTTAGGAATGAAAGACctgatattattattgcGATCACTGGTGGTGGCATGATTCCTGCAAGAATTATCAGATCGTTTCTGAAGAATAAAGGCCAAAAGAATATTCCAATTCAGGCTATTGGTTTATCTTTGTATGAAAATTTAGGATTGGATAATAGTGTAGAAACTATCGGTAAAGAGGTCATCAGAACGCAATGGCTAGACTTTGGCGCTCTGAACCAACATTTTGATTCCTTAATTGGTAAAAAAGTTTTAATTGTCGATGAAGTTGATGATACTAGAACTACTCTCCATTATGCTGTTTCTGagttggaaaaagaaattgctGAACAACAAAGAATTTTAAATAGAATGAACGAAGACACGattttttctatctttGTTTTGCATAATAAAAACAAGCCAAAGAGAGCTGCGTTACCGGACTCCATGATGAATTCAGGGCGTTACATTGCTGCACAAACCGTTCCTGACAAGTGGTTGTGTTATCCTTGGGATGCTGAAGACATCGACGAGCATACAGTACTCGCTAAAGCTCAAGGTAACGACTAGTAATGAACAATATTTTAATGTTTGTATAAATACTcatatatttatacaaATTAAACATTTTATATCTAACTTGGATCTAATAAAAAGGGTGTATTTTTGTTACCTCATTTTTCCTTGCATTTCTACCATTTGCTGAACTTGTTGATGCATCATTTCCTTTAAGTCAGATACATCGTTTTCTAATTCTTCTACTTGCTCAGTCTTTTCGCCCAATAATTGTAAAGAGGTTTCCAGTTTGCTTTGCATTTGTTCAACTCTTTTCAAGAGTTCATCTTTCTGTTCATTCACCTCATTAAATTTATCGTTTTCCTCCATGAGTCTTAGaatctcatcatttgctttttctttctccctCAGTAAATTATTGTATGAATCCTTTGAAGAGGATAATTCACCTTCTAATCTTTTTAATTCCGTACTTAACTTATTCACCAAATGAGCGCTTATATTGCCATTAGAATTTGACAATTGAACACTCGCCCTTCGGTATGGTGTTGACGTGTTTAACGATTTCATAGATTCGCCTTCCTTGATTGCTTGTAAATCAGCAGCTTCTTCTGGAATATCTTCAATGCTGAAATCTGCATTTTTCCTCTCGAAATGTTGGCTTTCATCACTACATATTGTCACATGCGATTCATCGTCAATGGGTTTAAGAGATGGATCATCTTCGAGTCCTCCTAGTTTTGACATCGACAACGACAGCAAAGAGTTCTCTTGGGGTAAAGTCCATTCGTCTTCCACATTTTCCTCCATAGAATTTAAACTATTGGTTAATTCCACAggaattttttccataaTCTTCCCACTGCTGTTCTCCTGGTGTGACTTTAGTTGGTCCTCGTTTTGCTCTAACTGGCATCTTTGTATATCgtacttcttcttcagtaaATTATAATCATCTCTTATGTTTTGTAATGACAGTGTTAACGTGCCTATCTGTATCTCCagttcttttatttttgaaactgcCTTTAAACTATTGTCACGTTCTTTATCTAACTGCTCACTTAATGCTTTTGATGAATGTAAGGCAGTTTGATAcatttcttcaatgttatttttttctctcattGTCGCTTCAAAGCGATTTTCTAAATCCACAATCTTAGTAGTCAAAGCATATTCAATACTATTCCAATTGGCCTTGGACGACTCAAGCTGTTCCTTAAGTAGGTTGTATTGAGAAGATCCGTGTTGTTTTACTTCTAAGGTATTCTGACTATCGACAGAATTCAGGTTAGGTTCAACATTTGAAGTGTGGGTGTAATTGTCCAATTCAATTCTTAATTGTTCCAGTTTGGTCTCTAGTG comes from the Saccharomyces mikatae IFO 1815 strain IFO1815 genome assembly, chromosome: 10 genome and includes:
- the XPT1 gene encoding xanthine phosphoribosyltransferase (similar to Saccharomyces cerevisiae XPT1 (YJR133W); ancestral locus Anc_4.363); the encoded protein is MAENERMYISYNNIHKLCQGVAKHILVRNERPDIIIAITGGGMIPARIIRSFLKNKGQKNIPIQAIGLSLYENLGLDNSVETIGKEVIRTQWLDFGALNQHFDSLIGKKVLIVDEVDDTRTTLHYAVSELEKEIAEQQRILNRMNEDTIFSIFVLHNKNKPKRAALPDSMMNSGRYIAAQTVPDKWLCYPWDAEDIDEHTVLAKAQGND
- the SGM1 gene encoding Sgm1p (similar to Saccharomyces cerevisiae SGM1 (YJR134C); ancestral locus Anc_4.364), giving the protein MSKKLSLEERLSLATKKGRKKNKRSTSNLSSPSPAILSNSEQETTGLSADIPATSGESIENAEDEDESTIRPECTVGSDTHKVDVTPVDSEKIVNDDKTDSSDDTIISLPQWLPKNYTELTVEDLIKEIGPEYLRLNKQVEDLTNEINKKSQIETTDSSFFKLIKEKDNLIEQLKKEGTKLAETELRQSNQIKSLKTKVKNLEYETSVLNEDSSQNIENYNELQSLYHNIQGQLAEATNKLRDADKQKEAREILEKNIKEKDDSITDLQQSLDELKTLLEEERTGFQMEKKALQAATVDQVTTLETKLEQLRIELDNYTHTSNVEPNLNSVDSQNTLEVKQHGSSQYNLLKEQLESSKANWNSIEYALTTKIVDLENRFEATMREKNNIEEMYQTALHSSKALSEQLDKERDNSLKAVSKIKELEIQIGTLTLSLQNIRDDYNLLKKKYDIQRCQLEQNEDQLKSHQENSSGKIMEKIPVELTNSLNSMEENVEDEWTLPQENSLLSLSMSKLGGLEDDPSLKPIDDESHVTICSDESQHFERKNADFSIEDIPEEAADLQAIKEGESMKSLNTSTPYRRASVQLSNSNGNISAHLVNKLSTELKRLEGELSSSKDSYNNLLREKEKANDEILRLMEENDKFNEVNEQKDELLKRVEQMQSKLETSLQLLGEKTEQVEELENDVSDLKEMMHQQVQQMVEMQGKMR